Proteins from a genomic interval of Stenotrophomonas maltophilia R551-3:
- the tatA gene encoding Sec-independent protein translocase subunit TatA yields MGSFSIWHWLVVLAIVLLVFGTKRLTSGAKDLGSAVKEFKKGMRDEDKPNAQLGDESRSQDASRTAQDEHDRTPR; encoded by the coding sequence ATGGGCAGTTTCAGCATCTGGCATTGGTTGGTCGTGCTGGCCATCGTCCTGCTGGTGTTCGGCACCAAGCGCCTGACCAGCGGCGCCAAGGATCTCGGTTCGGCGGTCAAGGAATTCAAGAAGGGCATGCGCGACGAGGACAAGCCGAACGCGCAGCTGGGCGATGAATCGCGCAGCCAGGATGCCTCGCGCACCGCGCAGGACGAGCACGACCGCACCCCACGCTGA
- a CDS encoding lipid-binding SYLF domain-containing protein: MRRPIQALLIAATLLSSQAMAGPQEDQRARNAVRVLAEIQGIPEQGIPDKLLDEGRAVIVIPDTIKAGLVIGGRRGHGLMSVRMPNGAWSNPVFIKLTGGSIGFQAGVQSSDVVLVFRNDRSLDNLVNGKFTLGADAGVAAGPVGRNAAAATDGQLKAEIWSWSRARGLFAGVALDGAVLQIDDAANLDAYGSNTTPRMIFEGRAAGSPSMDVVAFRDRLEEATYAARNNRNGNGNGGNAPRPAAAPAAAPAPVQAAPAAPAEATTAPLQNVPQTPPPQQQGFQPVTDGEIRTETLGGN; encoded by the coding sequence ATGCGTCGCCCGATCCAAGCCCTGCTGATCGCCGCCACTCTGCTGTCCAGCCAGGCCATGGCCGGACCGCAGGAAGACCAGCGCGCCCGCAATGCGGTACGTGTGCTGGCCGAAATCCAGGGAATTCCTGAACAGGGTATTCCTGACAAATTGCTGGACGAAGGCCGCGCCGTCATCGTCATTCCCGACACGATCAAGGCCGGTCTGGTCATTGGTGGTCGCCGTGGGCATGGCCTGATGTCGGTACGCATGCCCAACGGCGCCTGGTCCAACCCGGTGTTCATCAAGCTTACCGGTGGCAGCATCGGCTTCCAGGCCGGTGTGCAGTCCTCCGACGTGGTGCTGGTGTTCCGCAACGACCGCAGCCTGGACAATCTGGTCAACGGCAAGTTCACCCTTGGCGCCGATGCCGGTGTCGCGGCGGGCCCGGTTGGCCGCAATGCCGCTGCTGCGACCGACGGCCAGCTGAAGGCCGAGATCTGGTCGTGGTCCCGCGCCCGGGGCCTGTTCGCCGGTGTTGCTCTTGATGGTGCGGTGCTGCAGATCGACGATGCCGCCAACCTCGACGCCTACGGCAGCAACACCACACCGCGGATGATCTTCGAAGGCCGTGCGGCGGGTTCGCCGTCGATGGATGTGGTCGCCTTCCGCGACCGCCTGGAAGAGGCCACCTACGCCGCTCGCAACAACCGCAACGGCAACGGCAATGGCGGCAACGCCCCGCGCCCGGCAGCCGCCCCGGCTGCCGCGCCGGCGCCTGTTCAGGCAGCGCCGGCCGCGCCGGCCGAAGCCACCACCGCGCCGCTGCAGAACGTGCCGCAGACCCCGCCGCCGCAGCAGCAGGGCTTCCAGCCGGTCACCGACGGTGAAATCCGCACGGAAACGCTGGGCGGAAACTGA